A single Oryzias melastigma strain HK-1 linkage group LG24, ASM292280v2, whole genome shotgun sequence DNA region contains:
- the ppp1r13bb gene encoding protein phosphatase 1, regulatory subunit 13Bb isoform X5: MMPMILTVYLSDGEQAVAEVPITPETTCRDVVEFCKEPGESGCHLAEVWRGNERAIPFEHMMYEHLQKWGSRKQEVKFFLRHEDSPTDGSDQGGQQTQDQANRRSGNPAEKHNENGVGGQRVELTLSELQEMATRQQQQIEAQQQMLVAKEQRLRYLKQQERRQQQSVSESEKLQRLKERVESQEAKLKKIRAMRGQVDYSKVINGNLSAEIEQVSSLFQEKQAELQAAVLRVEQLSLQLEDLRRGKLNGVQTALGGQVTGAAALELRKLFQELQIRNKLNQEQNSKLQQQKELLNKRNMEVTLMDKRISELRERLYKKKAEARQKENVPLNRANGPPSPQPAAATMGRVAAVGPYIQVPVPSRQDGGYSIPPDPLKPQTLVVNNQTNSGRPKIDGVRKPPGPWKVSDLDIAVDLVPQSLPESHPGPGASSGSDGTSSNDPGWPAVSKTSTTLKPPERRDSGTDTQGKSPPSGSPVTPGADKVLDSKTAVSSPALSKPQPPPYGSHLTAASTASSLERRKDAPPPPRPLQNPAAVAWPRLPASTGSSSQQIQQRISVPPSPTFQPNVPVFPPGLSERLDAPPAVAVRPFIPDRGSRPQSPRKGPPTVNSSSIYHMYLQQAAPKSQPPKPALKAVYGKPVLQSSSTPPSPLPFVQAGGAFTLPQVQPGSEDVLDGELDDQESFQHLEPSAPPPSVENIPRPLSPTKLTPMVHSPLRYQSDADLEVLRKKLANAPRPLKKRSSITEPEGPSGPNIQKLLYQRFNTLAGGIEGNSVSGGGNGAGSGTPFYQPAHPPGYLGGVSRADTDNGNLLPETAAPPPQDPSSEAPFATTDANDNKEGPPQPEEDPEEAEGAEDDNNNTMGGSEASLPSPVPEVSTPEETGVAASQPLEKRTNLKKPNSERTGHGFRVKFNPLALLLDASLEGEFDLVQRIIYEVENPSTPNDEGITPLHNAVCAGHHHIVKFLLDFGVNVNAADSDGWTPLHCAASCNSVHLCKMLVESGAAIFATTISDVETAADKCEEMEEGFIQCSQFLYGVQGKLGVMNRGTVYTLWDYEAQNPDELSFKEGDAITILRRQDDSETDWWWAQLEDKEGYVPRNLLGLYPRIKPRQRSLA; the protein is encoded by the exons AGCGAGCGATCCCCTTCGAGCACATGATGTACGAGCACCTGCAGAAGTGGGGGTCTCGGAAACAAGAAGTCAAGTTCTTCCTGCGGCACGAAGATTCGCCGACTGACGGCAGCGATCAAG GCGGTCAACAGACTCAGGATCAAGCTAACCGCAGAAGTGGGAACCCTGCCGAGAAGCACAATGAGAACGGG GTGGGGGGTCAGCGAGTGGAGCTCACGCTGTCGGAGCTGCAGGAGATGGCcaccagacagcagcagcagatcgaGGCCCAGCAGCAGATGCTGGTGGCAAAG GAGCAACGCTTGCGATACCTGAAGCAGCAGGAGCGCCGTCAGCAGCAGAGCGTGTCCGAGAGCGAAAAGCTGCAGAGGCTGAAGGAACGAGTGGAGAGCCAGGAGGCGAAGCTCAAGAAGATTCGCGCCATGAGAGGCCAGGTGGACTACAGCAAGGTCATCAACGGTAACCTGT CTGCAGAGATCGAGCAGGTTAGCAGCTTGTTCCAAGAGAAGCAGGCGGAGTTGCAGGCGGCGGTGCTGAGGGTGGAGCAGCTCAGCCTGCAGCTGGAGGACCTGCGGAGAGGAAAGCTCAACGGCGTGCAGACTGCTCTGGGCGGCCAAGTAACTGGTGCTGCGGCTCTGGAGCTGCGCAAACTCTTCCAAGAGCTTCAG ATTCGCAACAAACTGAACCAGgaacaaaacagcaaactgcagcagcagaaggagCTCCTCAACAAGCGAAACATGGAAGTAACGCTCATGGATAAGCGCATCAGCGAGCTGAGGGAGCGCCTCTACAAGAAAAAAGCTGAGGCACGTCAGAAAGAGAACGTCCCT ctgaacAGAGCCAACGGGCCGCCCTCACCTCAGCCAGCTGCTGCTACTATGGGTCGGGTCGCTGCTGTCGGGCCCTACATCCAGGTTCCCGTACCGAGCCGACAGGACGGAGGCTACAGCATTCCCCCTGATCCACTGAAGCCCCAAACACTAGTTGTTAATAATCAAACTAACTCCGGCCGCCCCAAAATAG ACGGTGTGCGAAAGCCTCCAGGCCCGTGGAAAGTGTCTGATTTGGACATCGCTGTAGACCTGGTTCCCCAGTCCCTTCCAGAATCCCACCCGGGCCCCGGAGCCTCCTCTGGCTCTGACGGCACTTCCT CTAACGATCCTGGTTGGCCCGCTGTCAGCAAAACCAGCACAACACTAAAGCCTCCTGAGAGACGAGATTCAGGGACGGACACTCAGGGCAAGAGCCCTCCCTCAGGCTCCCCCGTCACTCCAGGGGCAGATAAG GTGCTAGACTCTAAAACTGCAGTTTCCTCTCCTGCTCTAAGTAAGCCTCAGCCCCCGCCCTATGGATCCCACCTCACCGCCGCAAGCACAGCCAGCTCTTTGGAGCGCCGAAAAGatgctccacctcctcctcgcCCTCTCCAGAATCCAGCCGCTGTGGCGTGGCCCCGACTCCCTGCCTCCACGGGGTCCTCCTCCCAGCAGATCCAGCAGCGCATCTCGGTGCCACCGAGCCCCACCTTTCAGCCCAACGTGCCGGTTTTCCCTCCCGGTTTGAGTGAGCGTCTGGACGCTCCGCCCGCCGTGGCCGTGCGGCCCTTCATCCCAGACAGAGGGTCGCGGCCTCAGTCTCCCCGTAAGGGTCCTCCTACCGTCAACTCCAGCTCCATTTATCACATGTATCTCCAGCAGGCAGCACCAAAGAGCCAGCCCCCCAAGCCTGCACTGAAAGCAG TCTATGGGAAGCCTGTTCTGCAATCCAGCTCCACACCTCCGTCGCCCCTGCCTTTTGTCCAAGCTGGGGGGGCCTTCACGCTTCCCCAGGTCCAGCCTGGCAGCGAGGATGTTTTAGATGGAGAACTGGATGATCAGGAGAGCTTCCAGCACCTGGAGCCGTCAGCGCCTCCTCCCAGCGTGGAGAACATCCCCCGACCTCTCAGCCCCACCAAGCTGACGCCGATGGTACACTCCCCTCTGCGCTACCAAAGCGACGCAGACCTCGAAGTGCTCCGAAAGAAGCTGGCCAACGCTCCGAGGCCGCTCAAGAAACGCAGCTCCATCACAGAGCCCGAAGGCCCAAGCGGACCCAACATTCAGAAACTGCTATACCAAAGATTCAACACTCTGGCGGGAGGCATCGAGGGGAACAGCGTCTCAGGGGGGGGCAACGGTGCGGGCAGCGGAACGCCGTTTTATCAGCCGGCTCATCCCCCTGGATATCTGGGAGGGGTCTCTCGGGCCGACACAGACAACGGTAATCTCCTCCCTGAGACTGCGGCTCCTCCTCCCCAGGATCCGAGCTCTGAGGCGCCGTTTGCCACCACTGATGCTAATGATAACAAAGAGGGACCCCCGCAACCAGAGGAGGACCCCGAGGAAGCAGAGGGGGCGGAGGATGACAACAACAACACGATGGGAGGCTCTGAAGCGTCGTTGCCCAGCCCCGTGCCAGAAGTCAGCACTCCTGAGGAGACTGGCGTGGCAGCTTCACAACCACTA GAAAAGCGCACAAACCTTAAGAAGCCCAACTCTGAGCGCACCGGTCACGGCTTCAGAGTGAAGTTCAATCCTTTGGCCTTGCTGCTCGACGCCTCACTAGAAGGAGAGTTTGATCTGGTCCAGAGGATCATCTATGAG GTTGAGAACCCCAGCACTCCCAACGATGAGGGCATCACGCCGCTGCACAACGCAGTCTGCGCAGGACACCACCACATCGTCAAGTTCCTGCTGGATTTCGGCGTCAACGTCAACGCTGCGGACAGCGACGGATG GACTCCTCTCCACTGCGCCGCGTCCTGCAACAGCGTTCACCTCTGCAAAATGCTGGTCGAGTCGGGTGCCGCCATCTTTGCTACCACCATTAGCGACGTTGAGACCGCGGCGGATAAATGTGAAGAAATGGAGGAGGGCTTCATCCAGTGTTCCCAGTTTCTATAcg GTGTTCAGGGGAAGTTGGGGGTGATGAACAGGGGGACGGTGTACACTCTGTGGGACTACGAAGCCCAGAATCCGGATGAGCTGTCGTTTAAGGAGGGGGACGCCATCACCATCCTGCGGCGACAGGACGACAGCGAAACAGACTGGTGGTGGGCGCAGCTGGAGGACAAAGAGGGCTACGTGCCCCGCAACCTGCTGGGG cTTTATCCCAGAATCAAGCCTCGCCAGCGCTCCCTCGCATAG
- the ppp1r13bb gene encoding protein phosphatase 1, regulatory subunit 13Bb isoform X3: MMKRFVTVVLRGLVSLSKEKPVWAKEHHRPPKKEMKRRRRAIRKNKSLGRRALVRAMILTVYLSDGEQAVAEVPITPETTCRDVVEFCKEPGESGCHLAEVWRGNERAIPFEHMMYEHLQKWGSRKQEVKFFLRHEDSPTDGSDQGGQQTQDQANRRSGNPAEKHNENGVGGQRVELTLSELQEMATRQQQQIEAQQQMLVAKEQRLRYLKQQERRQQQSVSESEKLQRLKERVESQEAKLKKIRAMRGQVDYSKVINGNLSAEIEQVSSLFQEKQAELQAAVLRVEQLSLQLEDLRRGKLNGVQTALGGQVTGAAALELRKLFQELQIRNKLNQEQNSKLQQQKELLNKRNMEVTLMDKRISELRERLYKKKAELNRANGPPSPQPAAATMGRVAAVGPYIQVPVPSRQDGGYSIPPDPLKPQTLVVNNQTNSGRPKIDGVRKPPGPWKVSDLDIAVDLVPQSLPESHPGPGASSGSDGTSSNDPGWPAVSKTSTTLKPPERRDSGTDTQGKSPPSGSPVTPGADKVLDSKTAVSSPALSKPQPPPYGSHLTAASTASSLERRKDAPPPPRPLQNPAAVAWPRLPASTGSSSQQIQQRISVPPSPTFQPNVPVFPPGLSERLDAPPAVAVRPFIPDRGSRPQSPRKGPPTVNSSSIYHMYLQQAAPKSQPPKPALKAVYGKPVLQSSSTPPSPLPFVQAGGAFTLPQVQPGSEDVLDGELDDQESFQHLEPSAPPPSVENIPRPLSPTKLTPMVHSPLRYQSDADLEVLRKKLANAPRPLKKRSSITEPEGPSGPNIQKLLYQRFNTLAGGIEGNSVSGGGNGAGSGTPFYQPAHPPGYLGGVSRADTDNGNLLPETAAPPPQDPSSEAPFATTDANDNKEGPPQPEEDPEEAEGAEDDNNNTMGGSEASLPSPVPEVSTPEETGVAASQPLEKRTNLKKPNSERTGHGFRVKFNPLALLLDASLEGEFDLVQRIIYEVENPSTPNDEGITPLHNAVCAGHHHIVKFLLDFGVNVNAADSDGWTPLHCAASCNSVHLCKMLVESGAAIFATTISDVETAADKCEEMEEGFIQCSQFLYGVQGKLGVMNRGTVYTLWDYEAQNPDELSFKEGDAITILRRQDDSETDWWWAQLEDKEGYVPRNLLGLYPRIKPRQRSLA; encoded by the exons AGCGAGCGATCCCCTTCGAGCACATGATGTACGAGCACCTGCAGAAGTGGGGGTCTCGGAAACAAGAAGTCAAGTTCTTCCTGCGGCACGAAGATTCGCCGACTGACGGCAGCGATCAAG GCGGTCAACAGACTCAGGATCAAGCTAACCGCAGAAGTGGGAACCCTGCCGAGAAGCACAATGAGAACGGG GTGGGGGGTCAGCGAGTGGAGCTCACGCTGTCGGAGCTGCAGGAGATGGCcaccagacagcagcagcagatcgaGGCCCAGCAGCAGATGCTGGTGGCAAAG GAGCAACGCTTGCGATACCTGAAGCAGCAGGAGCGCCGTCAGCAGCAGAGCGTGTCCGAGAGCGAAAAGCTGCAGAGGCTGAAGGAACGAGTGGAGAGCCAGGAGGCGAAGCTCAAGAAGATTCGCGCCATGAGAGGCCAGGTGGACTACAGCAAGGTCATCAACGGTAACCTGT CTGCAGAGATCGAGCAGGTTAGCAGCTTGTTCCAAGAGAAGCAGGCGGAGTTGCAGGCGGCGGTGCTGAGGGTGGAGCAGCTCAGCCTGCAGCTGGAGGACCTGCGGAGAGGAAAGCTCAACGGCGTGCAGACTGCTCTGGGCGGCCAAGTAACTGGTGCTGCGGCTCTGGAGCTGCGCAAACTCTTCCAAGAGCTTCAG ATTCGCAACAAACTGAACCAGgaacaaaacagcaaactgcagcagcagaaggagCTCCTCAACAAGCGAAACATGGAAGTAACGCTCATGGATAAGCGCATCAGCGAGCTGAGGGAGCGCCTCTACAAGAAAAAAGCTGAG ctgaacAGAGCCAACGGGCCGCCCTCACCTCAGCCAGCTGCTGCTACTATGGGTCGGGTCGCTGCTGTCGGGCCCTACATCCAGGTTCCCGTACCGAGCCGACAGGACGGAGGCTACAGCATTCCCCCTGATCCACTGAAGCCCCAAACACTAGTTGTTAATAATCAAACTAACTCCGGCCGCCCCAAAATAG ACGGTGTGCGAAAGCCTCCAGGCCCGTGGAAAGTGTCTGATTTGGACATCGCTGTAGACCTGGTTCCCCAGTCCCTTCCAGAATCCCACCCGGGCCCCGGAGCCTCCTCTGGCTCTGACGGCACTTCCT CTAACGATCCTGGTTGGCCCGCTGTCAGCAAAACCAGCACAACACTAAAGCCTCCTGAGAGACGAGATTCAGGGACGGACACTCAGGGCAAGAGCCCTCCCTCAGGCTCCCCCGTCACTCCAGGGGCAGATAAG GTGCTAGACTCTAAAACTGCAGTTTCCTCTCCTGCTCTAAGTAAGCCTCAGCCCCCGCCCTATGGATCCCACCTCACCGCCGCAAGCACAGCCAGCTCTTTGGAGCGCCGAAAAGatgctccacctcctcctcgcCCTCTCCAGAATCCAGCCGCTGTGGCGTGGCCCCGACTCCCTGCCTCCACGGGGTCCTCCTCCCAGCAGATCCAGCAGCGCATCTCGGTGCCACCGAGCCCCACCTTTCAGCCCAACGTGCCGGTTTTCCCTCCCGGTTTGAGTGAGCGTCTGGACGCTCCGCCCGCCGTGGCCGTGCGGCCCTTCATCCCAGACAGAGGGTCGCGGCCTCAGTCTCCCCGTAAGGGTCCTCCTACCGTCAACTCCAGCTCCATTTATCACATGTATCTCCAGCAGGCAGCACCAAAGAGCCAGCCCCCCAAGCCTGCACTGAAAGCAG TCTATGGGAAGCCTGTTCTGCAATCCAGCTCCACACCTCCGTCGCCCCTGCCTTTTGTCCAAGCTGGGGGGGCCTTCACGCTTCCCCAGGTCCAGCCTGGCAGCGAGGATGTTTTAGATGGAGAACTGGATGATCAGGAGAGCTTCCAGCACCTGGAGCCGTCAGCGCCTCCTCCCAGCGTGGAGAACATCCCCCGACCTCTCAGCCCCACCAAGCTGACGCCGATGGTACACTCCCCTCTGCGCTACCAAAGCGACGCAGACCTCGAAGTGCTCCGAAAGAAGCTGGCCAACGCTCCGAGGCCGCTCAAGAAACGCAGCTCCATCACAGAGCCCGAAGGCCCAAGCGGACCCAACATTCAGAAACTGCTATACCAAAGATTCAACACTCTGGCGGGAGGCATCGAGGGGAACAGCGTCTCAGGGGGGGGCAACGGTGCGGGCAGCGGAACGCCGTTTTATCAGCCGGCTCATCCCCCTGGATATCTGGGAGGGGTCTCTCGGGCCGACACAGACAACGGTAATCTCCTCCCTGAGACTGCGGCTCCTCCTCCCCAGGATCCGAGCTCTGAGGCGCCGTTTGCCACCACTGATGCTAATGATAACAAAGAGGGACCCCCGCAACCAGAGGAGGACCCCGAGGAAGCAGAGGGGGCGGAGGATGACAACAACAACACGATGGGAGGCTCTGAAGCGTCGTTGCCCAGCCCCGTGCCAGAAGTCAGCACTCCTGAGGAGACTGGCGTGGCAGCTTCACAACCACTA GAAAAGCGCACAAACCTTAAGAAGCCCAACTCTGAGCGCACCGGTCACGGCTTCAGAGTGAAGTTCAATCCTTTGGCCTTGCTGCTCGACGCCTCACTAGAAGGAGAGTTTGATCTGGTCCAGAGGATCATCTATGAG GTTGAGAACCCCAGCACTCCCAACGATGAGGGCATCACGCCGCTGCACAACGCAGTCTGCGCAGGACACCACCACATCGTCAAGTTCCTGCTGGATTTCGGCGTCAACGTCAACGCTGCGGACAGCGACGGATG GACTCCTCTCCACTGCGCCGCGTCCTGCAACAGCGTTCACCTCTGCAAAATGCTGGTCGAGTCGGGTGCCGCCATCTTTGCTACCACCATTAGCGACGTTGAGACCGCGGCGGATAAATGTGAAGAAATGGAGGAGGGCTTCATCCAGTGTTCCCAGTTTCTATAcg GTGTTCAGGGGAAGTTGGGGGTGATGAACAGGGGGACGGTGTACACTCTGTGGGACTACGAAGCCCAGAATCCGGATGAGCTGTCGTTTAAGGAGGGGGACGCCATCACCATCCTGCGGCGACAGGACGACAGCGAAACAGACTGGTGGTGGGCGCAGCTGGAGGACAAAGAGGGCTACGTGCCCCGCAACCTGCTGGGG cTTTATCCCAGAATCAAGCCTCGCCAGCGCTCCCTCGCATAG